CAGTCGCTGCTATCCGCGATGGCTTCCGCTCCGCTCAGCCACCGCGGATAACGAGCTCCGACAATGCCCTTCGCCCGGACGCGAGATTTGTCATAAAAATTGTAATTTGTCCTTCGAATATTAATTGTACCTATGAAATCAATTTTCCTATTTATCAGCTTAGCTATTTTTGGCTTCTCAAAATCGCAAAACATCAAAATCGATACATTATTAACCGATAAAATTAGCATTAGAGCCATTCAGTTGCACGATGGGAAAGTGTGGTATGCCGGTTCGCAATCCAAATTTGGTTATGTTAACTTTCGAAATCCTAAAGATAAAAGCCAAATAAAATTAAATGCAAAAAATCAAGAATTCAGAGTGATTGCCAGGTTTCAGGAAAACTTTTTTGAAACCGTTAATGTGGGTTCTCCTGCTCAGTTTTATAGTATTTCCGCTGCTAACCTTAAAGTTTCGGAACTTAATAAAATGTCCGATTCCAGTGTTTTTTATGATTGCTTCAAAGTCAATTCGATTAATAACAATGGTATTGCCATTAGCGATCCATATCCCAACGGAAAACCTAATTTTTTTATCACCTCAAAAAATAGAAAATTGGTGGATGATCCGCTGCGAAAGCTCCCAACTTATGAGAAAGGTGAAGCGCATTTTGCAGCGAGCAATTCCAATGTTGCCATGCATCGTAACAAAGTATGGATTGCTACAGGTGGCACAAAAGCTAGAATTTTCAAATTCGATTGGAAGTCGCCTTACGTTTGGGAGGTTTATGAAACACCTTTTGTGCAAGGTTCATCCTCCCAAGGGATTTATGCGATAGATTTTGCAGATGAAAATTTCGGAATCGCTGTGGGAGGCGATTATACCAAACAATCCGAAAATATTAACAACATCGCCACCACAAAAGATGGTGGGAAAACATGGCAAATACAAGCTTCAGGACAAAATGCCGGTTACTCCACTTGTGTGAAAATAAAACCAAAATCCAAAGGGAAAGAGATTGTAGCATTGGGCGACCAACACATCAGCTACTCTAACGATTACGGGAAAACTTGGACAAAAATCTCCGATGAAAAGGGATTTTATACGTTTGAGTGGCTAGATTCTAAAAGCTTAATATTAGCAGGTAAAGATAGAATCGTTAAATTGACTTTTCTAGATTATTAAAATGTAATAGTCTTTTTCAATATTTGCCGATCGAAAATCATATTTTATAATTAAGGCATCAAGATTCTATTTCGTACCTTTGCTATTCATAATTAATGTCAAAGTACGAGATGATTTCTTTAGTTGATAAATACAATATTCCAGGACCACGTTACACTTCTTATCCAACCGTTCCATATTGGGACGAAAGCACTTTTTCCACAGAAAAATGGAAGCAAAGCGTGATAAGAACTTTTAAAGATACGAATGCCAAAGAAGGTATTTCCATTTATATCCATTTACCATTTTGTGAGGCTTTATGTACATTTTGTGCGTGTCACAAACGCATTACCAAACAACATTCTGTTGAAGTTCCGTATTTAGAATCTGTGATTAAAGAATGGAAACTTTATTTAGAATTATTTGATGAAAAACCGATTCTTAAAGAATTACATCTTGGTGGAGGTACACCGACTTTTTTCTCTCCAGAAAATCTGAAACGACTTTTAGAAAGTATTTTTGAAACGGTAGAAATTGCAGAACATCAAGAATTTTCTTTTGAAGGTCATCCTAATAATACTACAAAAGAACATTTGCAAACGCTGTATGATTTAGGTTTTAGACGTGTAAGTTTTGGCGTTCAGGATTACGATATCAAAGTTCAGAAAGCCATTCATCGTGTTCAACCTTTTGAAAATGTTGAAAATGTAACCCAATGGGCGCGTGAGATTGGTTATAAAAGTATTTCGCACGATTTGGTATTCGGATTGCCACATTCCAATTGGGAAACAACCGAATATACAATCCGCAAAACTTTAGAATTAAAACCTGACCGGTTGGCATTTTATTCTTATGCACATGTGCCTTGGATAAAAGGTGTTGGGCAGCGTGGTTTCGATGAGAAAGATTTGCCTTCTGGCGAAGAAAAACGTAAACAATACGAAAACGGAAAAAAATTATTAGAAGAACTTGGCTACATCGAAGTAGGAATGGACCATTTTTCTTTGGAAGCAGACGACTTGTACCAGTCCTTGGTTCAGAAGAAATTGCACCGTAATTTTATGGGTTACACTTCTAGCAAAACACAATTGATGGTTGGACTTGGTGCTTCTTCGATTTCGGATTCTTGGTATGCTTTTGGACAAAACGAAAAGTCGGTTGAAGCTTATCAAGATTTGGTGGAAAAAGGAGAAATACCAGTTGTTAAAGGTCATATTTTGGATCATGAAGATTTGGTGATTCGTCGTCATATTCTCAATTTGATGTGTCAGTTGGAAACAACTTGGGATGCCCAAACCCGTTTCCCTGAACTCGAAAATGCTTTGGAAATTTTGAAAGAAATGGAAAGTGATGGTTTGGTAGAGTTTGACGAAAATCAAATCAAGATTACTGAGAAGGGAAGGGCTTTCACGCGAAATGTTGCTATGGTTTTTGATCTTCGTATGATGCGCAACAAACCGGAAACCCGAATTTTTTCGATGACGATATAAATAAAACTCCGACTTAATTTTAAGTCGGGGTTTTATTTTTGGAATTTAATTATTCAATACTAATTTTCTGGGAATATATTTTGTTGTTGTTATTCTTTAAAGTCCCAAAATAAATAGCTTTTGGTAAAGTAGAAATATCAATTGCATCATTTTCTTTGACATTGTTTCTGGTCAATACGAGTTTTTTTGCCTCATTATAAGGATCAAAACTTACGATATTGGTGCGTTTTGGCTTTTGTTGGATTTGGATAGCGTTTTGTCGAGTCTTAACAGAATGATTTGTTCTTAAATTTGTTGTTTTTAAGTTGTGGATTTTTTCAATTGAATGTTTGAGGATTGATAAGAATGAAAGATATAAGCCTTGAAATGAAAAATTAGGTTTTGTAATACTTTGATATTTAATATTTTGTGGATTTGGTGAAATCTGAAAAATGTATTATTCCTAAGTTTTTAATAAAAATATTTAATAATTCTCATTAATAAATTACAAGTAAATCTTCCGATGTAATTGGAAATAAATAGATTCGGGTGTTAAAAATTCATAAAATATCAAAAAATCATTATATTTGCCGACTAAATTAATTAATATATATTAAGAAAATGCAAGGAAAAGGACTCGTTACATTGGTTGCTATCGTGCTGGGACTTATTTGTCTTAATGAGCTTTTGCCATCTTTCTATGCTAACAAAATAGAAAAAGAGGCATTGGCTGTTGCTGGCGATAACCAACAAAAATACCAGGAGGAAATTGCAAGATTATCTAAAGATACGTTGAATTTAGGCTTTACTAAACTTAACTATACAGATGCTAAAGCTAAAGAAATGAAGCTTGGTCTTGACCTTAAAGGTGGTATTAACGTGCTTTTGGAAATTAACCAAAGAGACTTGGTGAATGACTTAACAAACTATTCAACAAATCCTGTGTTAATCGAAGCACTTAACAGAACTGAAAAAGTACAAAGAAGCTCAACCAAGAACTTTATTGATGACTTCTTTACTCAGTTTGATTTAGTGAACAAAGAAAAAGCTACAAACTTAAAACTTGCAGATCCTGAAATCTTTGGGAATACCAATCTTACAGAGATTAAGTATAATACGCCAGACGATCAGGTAAAAGATATTGTAAGAAAGAAAATTGACCAATCTGTAGGATTCGCGTACGAAGTTATCCGTACACGTATTGACAAGATGGGCGTTACACAACCCAACGTACAACGTGTCGCTGGTACAGGTCGTATCCTAGTAGAGATGCCAGGTATCAAAGACATCGATAGAGTTAAAAAGATGTTGGCGACTTCGGCTAAACTACAATTCTGGGAAGTACAACAAGTTCCGGAAGTGTATCCATATTTTGAACAATTGGGACAATTGGTTCGTGCAAAAGGTGATTCTATGGGTGTTAAAAATAACACGGACTTAGTGAAACTTATGCAGATTAATACACTAAGATCGAATGGTGTTGCTAATGTTAAATTGTCGGATACTGCGATTGTTAATAAAATTATTAACAGCGAAGTCGCTATTGCTGCAAGACCAACCAATATTAAGTACACCCAATTCATGTGGGGTTACAAACCAGAAAAAGAAGATCCTAACAATCTTGTACTCTATGCCATAAGAGGTAATATCAACCAAAAAGCGCCGGTAGATGGTGCGGTAGAAAGCTCTAATGTAAACTATGACCAGATCGGACGTATCGTTGTAGATATGCAAATGGATTCTAAAGGTGCTAAAGAGTGGAAAACCATGACTGGGAAAAACATCAACAAGCCTGTTGCTGTTACTCTAGATGGTAGAGTATATACTGCTCCTAACGTACAAAGTGTAATCCCGGATGGTAGAACACAAATTTCTGGTAATTTCTCTCAACAAGAAGCTAAAGATCTCACAGACGTTCTAGGTGCAGGTAAATTACCAGCAGGTGCTAAAATCGTTCAGGCTGATGTTGTAGGACCTTCGTTGGGTGCTGAGTCTATTCAGGCGGGTGTTATATCATTCCTTATCGCATTTGCGGTTATCATTATTTATATCATTTTCTATTATGGAGGTGCAGGTATTTATGCCGTTATCGCGATGGTGATTAACCTGTTCTATATCTTCGGAATTATGGACTCTCTAGATGCGACACTTACGCTTCCTGGTATTGCAGGTATCGTATTGTCTATGGCAATGGCAGTAGATGCTAACGTCATTATTTATGAAAGAACCAAAGAAGAACTTTTCCGTGGCAAGTCTATT
This genomic stretch from Chryseobacterium sp. POL2 harbors:
- the hemN gene encoding oxygen-independent coproporphyrinogen III oxidase — encoded protein: MISLVDKYNIPGPRYTSYPTVPYWDESTFSTEKWKQSVIRTFKDTNAKEGISIYIHLPFCEALCTFCACHKRITKQHSVEVPYLESVIKEWKLYLELFDEKPILKELHLGGGTPTFFSPENLKRLLESIFETVEIAEHQEFSFEGHPNNTTKEHLQTLYDLGFRRVSFGVQDYDIKVQKAIHRVQPFENVENVTQWAREIGYKSISHDLVFGLPHSNWETTEYTIRKTLELKPDRLAFYSYAHVPWIKGVGQRGFDEKDLPSGEEKRKQYENGKKLLEELGYIEVGMDHFSLEADDLYQSLVQKKLHRNFMGYTSSKTQLMVGLGASSISDSWYAFGQNEKSVEAYQDLVEKGEIPVVKGHILDHEDLVIRRHILNLMCQLETTWDAQTRFPELENALEILKEMESDGLVEFDENQIKITEKGRAFTRNVAMVFDLRMMRNKPETRIFSMTI
- a CDS encoding WD40/YVTN/BNR-like repeat-containing protein, whose amino-acid sequence is MKSIFLFISLAIFGFSKSQNIKIDTLLTDKISIRAIQLHDGKVWYAGSQSKFGYVNFRNPKDKSQIKLNAKNQEFRVIARFQENFFETVNVGSPAQFYSISAANLKVSELNKMSDSSVFYDCFKVNSINNNGIAISDPYPNGKPNFFITSKNRKLVDDPLRKLPTYEKGEAHFAASNSNVAMHRNKVWIATGGTKARIFKFDWKSPYVWEVYETPFVQGSSSQGIYAIDFADENFGIAVGGDYTKQSENINNIATTKDGGKTWQIQASGQNAGYSTCVKIKPKSKGKEIVALGDQHISYSNDYGKTWTKISDEKGFYTFEWLDSKSLILAGKDRIVKLTFLDY
- the secD gene encoding protein translocase subunit SecD; amino-acid sequence: MQGKGLVTLVAIVLGLICLNELLPSFYANKIEKEALAVAGDNQQKYQEEIARLSKDTLNLGFTKLNYTDAKAKEMKLGLDLKGGINVLLEINQRDLVNDLTNYSTNPVLIEALNRTEKVQRSSTKNFIDDFFTQFDLVNKEKATNLKLADPEIFGNTNLTEIKYNTPDDQVKDIVRKKIDQSVGFAYEVIRTRIDKMGVTQPNVQRVAGTGRILVEMPGIKDIDRVKKMLATSAKLQFWEVQQVPEVYPYFEQLGQLVRAKGDSMGVKNNTDLVKLMQINTLRSNGVANVKLSDTAIVNKIINSEVAIAARPTNIKYTQFMWGYKPEKEDPNNLVLYAIRGNINQKAPVDGAVESSNVNYDQIGRIVVDMQMDSKGAKEWKTMTGKNINKPVAVTLDGRVYTAPNVQSVIPDGRTQISGNFSQQEAKDLTDVLGAGKLPAGAKIVQADVVGPSLGAESIQAGVISFLIAFAVIIIYIIFYYGGAGIYAVIAMVINLFYIFGIMDSLDATLTLPGIAGIVLSMAMAVDANVIIYERTKEELFRGKSILEAYKDGFKHALSAIIDGHLTTLITAIILYIFGTGPIQGFAVTLIIGLIMTLFTSVLLSRLMIFNRLSKGKSLSVWTPMTKNAFRNVWIDFIGKRKYAYIFSAVLMIISIASIAVNGFKFGIDFTGGRNYVVRFEKPVDAEKIESSIAKLMQTEDGKNSAVEAKTFGSGSQLKISTDYLIDDESLAADQSVEQKIYEGVKAQLPANMTLADFKAADKDHAGIVSSTKVGPTVADDIKTGGMLAVLASLVGIFIYILVRFDKWQFSLGAVVGLFHDTVVILGVYSLFYKIAPFNMEINQDFIAAILTVIGYSINDTVIIFDRIREYIREKKSITLAGLFDDSISSTIGRTFNTSFTTILVILAIFIFGGENLRGFMFCLLVGIGFGTYSSIFIASATAYDFLKGKKKEDTPHGKTTVDNPLVNQ